In a single window of the Rhineura floridana isolate rRhiFlo1 chromosome 3, rRhiFlo1.hap2, whole genome shotgun sequence genome:
- the HAUS7 gene encoding HAUS augmin-like complex subunit 7 isoform X2, which translates to MAAVAATVLYERLKELGCPALDGVYLSEGKDIQKLLCTPSPHRLDIVEWICISVYPALREQFSSLKESQSDLKIEGMAKLGYDLMLCQADDLDLIKGKVCAQKQLHFLEQLLVVIPPQGNFTVSNSISDSSTFSSTEESFQEIAKKNEEFVKQVFSSSNLQAVLNPESHPWSSDIKALLLNEEVQQKRSLLSVTSHEETLLEALKELEEMVAALQELRTECPFLQGDLANADASCDNATALQTLKLIASDFNQLLVAFNQVYESELQKHCEHPAPVLSCCDPLFQAVHLSLLLCVQELQGLTQVTKTSECIVKTVKRQHGEKGVWSGSTRATLPSKLKELQQKYEAIHAALKDCQQS; encoded by the exons TGGCGGCCGTTGCTGCCACTGTGCTTTATGAGCGGTTGAAG GAACTGGGCTGCCCTGCACTAGATGGTGTCTACCTGTCAGAGGGTAAAGACATACAGAAGTTGCTTTGTACCCCCTCTCCTCATCGCCTGGACATAGTGGAATGGATTTGCATCAG TGTGTATCCAGCCCTCCGAGAGCAGTTCTCATCTCTCAAGGAATCTCAGTCAGATTTAAAGATAGAAG GAATGGCGAAGCTGGGATATGACTTGATGCTGTGTCAAGCTGATGACCTGGATCTCATCAAG GGAAAGGTCTGTGCCCAGAAGCAGCTTCACTTCCTGGAACAGCTACTTGTTGTGATTCCTCCTCAGGGGAACTTCACAGTATCCAACTCTATATCGGACTCCAGCACGTTTTCCAG CACAGAGGAATCTTTCCAAGAGATAGCCAAGAAGAATGAAGAGTTCGTCAAGCAGGTTTTCTCCAGCTCTAATCTGCAGGCTGTTTTGAACCCAGAGTCCCATCCCTGGAGCTCAGACATCAAGGCCCTCCTGTTGAATGAAGAAGTACAGCAGAAAAG GTCCCTTCTGTCAGTGACTTCCCACGAGGAAACCCTGCTAGAGGCACTGAAGGAGCTGGAAGAGATGGTGGCAGCCCTGCAAGAACTAAGAACAGAG TGTCCCTTCCTACAGGGGGACCTGGCTAATGCAGATGCATCCTGTGACAATGCCACAGCTCTGCAGACCCTCAAGCTGATTGCTTCTGATTTCAACCAGCTGCTTGTGGCCTTCAACCAGGTGTATGAGAGTGAGTTGCAGAAGCATTGCGAGCACCCGGCGCCTGTGCTGAGCTGTTGTGACCCCCTTTTCCAAGCAGTCCACCTTAGCCTGCTGCTATGTGTGCAG GAGCTGCAAGGTCTGACCCAGGTTACAAAAACTTCAGAGTGCATTGTGAAGACAGTGAAACGGCAGCATGGGGAGAAGGGGGTTTGGAGTGGCAGTACCAGAGCCACACTAC CTTCCAAACTTAAAGAGTTGCAACAAAAATATGAGGCCATCCATGCTGCGCTCAAGGACTGCCAACAATCCTGA
- the HAUS7 gene encoding HAUS augmin-like complex subunit 7 isoform X4: MSGNLILTYRISCLSYMVDRRLTSELGCPALDGVYLSEGKDIQKLLCTPSPHRLDIVEWICISVYPALREQFSSLKESQSDLKIEGMAKLGYDLMLCQADDLDLIKGKVCAQKQLHFLEQLLVVIPPQGNFTVSNSISDSSTFSRSLLSVTSHEETLLEALKELEEMVAALQELRTECPFLQGDLANADASCDNATALQTLKLIASDFNQLLVAFNQVYESELQKHCEHPAPVLSCCDPLFQAVHLSLLLCVQELQGLTQVTKTSECIVKTVKRQHGEKGVWSGSTRATLPSKLKELQQKYEAIHAALKDCQQS; encoded by the exons ATGTCTGGAAACTTGATTCTGACATATAGGATCTCCTGCCTCTCATATATGGTTGACAGAAGACTTACTTCA GAACTGGGCTGCCCTGCACTAGATGGTGTCTACCTGTCAGAGGGTAAAGACATACAGAAGTTGCTTTGTACCCCCTCTCCTCATCGCCTGGACATAGTGGAATGGATTTGCATCAG TGTGTATCCAGCCCTCCGAGAGCAGTTCTCATCTCTCAAGGAATCTCAGTCAGATTTAAAGATAGAAG GAATGGCGAAGCTGGGATATGACTTGATGCTGTGTCAAGCTGATGACCTGGATCTCATCAAG GGAAAGGTCTGTGCCCAGAAGCAGCTTCACTTCCTGGAACAGCTACTTGTTGTGATTCCTCCTCAGGGGAACTTCACAGTATCCAACTCTATATCGGACTCCAGCACGTTTTCCAG GTCCCTTCTGTCAGTGACTTCCCACGAGGAAACCCTGCTAGAGGCACTGAAGGAGCTGGAAGAGATGGTGGCAGCCCTGCAAGAACTAAGAACAGAG TGTCCCTTCCTACAGGGGGACCTGGCTAATGCAGATGCATCCTGTGACAATGCCACAGCTCTGCAGACCCTCAAGCTGATTGCTTCTGATTTCAACCAGCTGCTTGTGGCCTTCAACCAGGTGTATGAGAGTGAGTTGCAGAAGCATTGCGAGCACCCGGCGCCTGTGCTGAGCTGTTGTGACCCCCTTTTCCAAGCAGTCCACCTTAGCCTGCTGCTATGTGTGCAG GAGCTGCAAGGTCTGACCCAGGTTACAAAAACTTCAGAGTGCATTGTGAAGACAGTGAAACGGCAGCATGGGGAGAAGGGGGTTTGGAGTGGCAGTACCAGAGCCACACTAC CTTCCAAACTTAAAGAGTTGCAACAAAAATATGAGGCCATCCATGCTGCGCTCAAGGACTGCCAACAATCCTGA
- the HAUS7 gene encoding HAUS augmin-like complex subunit 7 isoform X3, with amino-acid sequence MSGNLILTYRISCLSYMVDRRLTSELGCPALDGVYLSEGKDIQKLLCTPSPHRLDIVEWICISVYPALREQFSSLKESQSDLKIEGMAKLGYDLMLCQADDLDLIKGKVCAQKQLHFLEQLLVVIPPQGNFTVSNSISDSSTFSSTEESFQEIAKKNEEFVKQVFSSSNLQAVLNPESHPWSSDIKALLLNEEVQQKRSLLSVTSHEETLLEALKELEEMVAALQELRTEVYESELQKHCEHPAPVLSCCDPLFQAVHLSLLLCVQELQGLTQVTKTSECIVKTVKRQHGEKGVWSGSTRATLPSKLKELQQKYEAIHAALKDCQQS; translated from the exons ATGTCTGGAAACTTGATTCTGACATATAGGATCTCCTGCCTCTCATATATGGTTGACAGAAGACTTACTTCA GAACTGGGCTGCCCTGCACTAGATGGTGTCTACCTGTCAGAGGGTAAAGACATACAGAAGTTGCTTTGTACCCCCTCTCCTCATCGCCTGGACATAGTGGAATGGATTTGCATCAG TGTGTATCCAGCCCTCCGAGAGCAGTTCTCATCTCTCAAGGAATCTCAGTCAGATTTAAAGATAGAAG GAATGGCGAAGCTGGGATATGACTTGATGCTGTGTCAAGCTGATGACCTGGATCTCATCAAG GGAAAGGTCTGTGCCCAGAAGCAGCTTCACTTCCTGGAACAGCTACTTGTTGTGATTCCTCCTCAGGGGAACTTCACAGTATCCAACTCTATATCGGACTCCAGCACGTTTTCCAG CACAGAGGAATCTTTCCAAGAGATAGCCAAGAAGAATGAAGAGTTCGTCAAGCAGGTTTTCTCCAGCTCTAATCTGCAGGCTGTTTTGAACCCAGAGTCCCATCCCTGGAGCTCAGACATCAAGGCCCTCCTGTTGAATGAAGAAGTACAGCAGAAAAG GTCCCTTCTGTCAGTGACTTCCCACGAGGAAACCCTGCTAGAGGCACTGAAGGAGCTGGAAGAGATGGTGGCAGCCCTGCAAGAACTAAGAACAGAG GTGTATGAGAGTGAGTTGCAGAAGCATTGCGAGCACCCGGCGCCTGTGCTGAGCTGTTGTGACCCCCTTTTCCAAGCAGTCCACCTTAGCCTGCTGCTATGTGTGCAG GAGCTGCAAGGTCTGACCCAGGTTACAAAAACTTCAGAGTGCATTGTGAAGACAGTGAAACGGCAGCATGGGGAGAAGGGGGTTTGGAGTGGCAGTACCAGAGCCACACTAC CTTCCAAACTTAAAGAGTTGCAACAAAAATATGAGGCCATCCATGCTGCGCTCAAGGACTGCCAACAATCCTGA
- the HAUS7 gene encoding HAUS augmin-like complex subunit 7 isoform X1: MSGNLILTYRISCLSYMVDRRLTSELGCPALDGVYLSEGKDIQKLLCTPSPHRLDIVEWICISVYPALREQFSSLKESQSDLKIEGMAKLGYDLMLCQADDLDLIKGKVCAQKQLHFLEQLLVVIPPQGNFTVSNSISDSSTFSSTEESFQEIAKKNEEFVKQVFSSSNLQAVLNPESHPWSSDIKALLLNEEVQQKRSLLSVTSHEETLLEALKELEEMVAALQELRTECPFLQGDLANADASCDNATALQTLKLIASDFNQLLVAFNQVYESELQKHCEHPAPVLSCCDPLFQAVHLSLLLCVQELQGLTQVTKTSECIVKTVKRQHGEKGVWSGSTRATLPSKLKELQQKYEAIHAALKDCQQS, from the exons ATGTCTGGAAACTTGATTCTGACATATAGGATCTCCTGCCTCTCATATATGGTTGACAGAAGACTTACTTCA GAACTGGGCTGCCCTGCACTAGATGGTGTCTACCTGTCAGAGGGTAAAGACATACAGAAGTTGCTTTGTACCCCCTCTCCTCATCGCCTGGACATAGTGGAATGGATTTGCATCAG TGTGTATCCAGCCCTCCGAGAGCAGTTCTCATCTCTCAAGGAATCTCAGTCAGATTTAAAGATAGAAG GAATGGCGAAGCTGGGATATGACTTGATGCTGTGTCAAGCTGATGACCTGGATCTCATCAAG GGAAAGGTCTGTGCCCAGAAGCAGCTTCACTTCCTGGAACAGCTACTTGTTGTGATTCCTCCTCAGGGGAACTTCACAGTATCCAACTCTATATCGGACTCCAGCACGTTTTCCAG CACAGAGGAATCTTTCCAAGAGATAGCCAAGAAGAATGAAGAGTTCGTCAAGCAGGTTTTCTCCAGCTCTAATCTGCAGGCTGTTTTGAACCCAGAGTCCCATCCCTGGAGCTCAGACATCAAGGCCCTCCTGTTGAATGAAGAAGTACAGCAGAAAAG GTCCCTTCTGTCAGTGACTTCCCACGAGGAAACCCTGCTAGAGGCACTGAAGGAGCTGGAAGAGATGGTGGCAGCCCTGCAAGAACTAAGAACAGAG TGTCCCTTCCTACAGGGGGACCTGGCTAATGCAGATGCATCCTGTGACAATGCCACAGCTCTGCAGACCCTCAAGCTGATTGCTTCTGATTTCAACCAGCTGCTTGTGGCCTTCAACCAGGTGTATGAGAGTGAGTTGCAGAAGCATTGCGAGCACCCGGCGCCTGTGCTGAGCTGTTGTGACCCCCTTTTCCAAGCAGTCCACCTTAGCCTGCTGCTATGTGTGCAG GAGCTGCAAGGTCTGACCCAGGTTACAAAAACTTCAGAGTGCATTGTGAAGACAGTGAAACGGCAGCATGGGGAGAAGGGGGTTTGGAGTGGCAGTACCAGAGCCACACTAC CTTCCAAACTTAAAGAGTTGCAACAAAAATATGAGGCCATCCATGCTGCGCTCAAGGACTGCCAACAATCCTGA